One Citricoccus sp. K5 DNA window includes the following coding sequences:
- a CDS encoding DUF3000 domain-containing protein: MRRLPGEFREALSGLRRARHRQEITLDEIPAPGRLAPFAVALAAEVHDPAAEGRPELATGRFVLLHDPAGSPVWKGTFRVVTYIRASLESDLGNDPMVGAVAWTWLVEALETHRARYTEAGGTATRVLSESFGGLATRPDTIDIELRASWTPEGPDSTDHLEAWADMVCAFAGLPPVPDGVTPLPRIRRN; the protein is encoded by the coding sequence ATGCGACGCCTTCCCGGAGAGTTCCGTGAGGCGTTGTCCGGGTTGCGCCGTGCGCGGCACCGGCAGGAGATCACCCTGGATGAGATTCCCGCCCCGGGTCGCCTCGCCCCCTTCGCCGTGGCCCTGGCGGCTGAGGTCCACGATCCGGCAGCGGAGGGCCGGCCCGAACTGGCCACCGGCCGGTTCGTCCTGTTGCACGATCCCGCCGGTTCCCCGGTATGGAAGGGCACGTTCCGGGTGGTGACCTACATCCGGGCCTCCCTGGAGTCAGATCTCGGCAACGACCCCATGGTCGGCGCCGTGGCCTGGACCTGGCTGGTGGAGGCCCTCGAGACCCACCGGGCCAGGTACACGGAGGCGGGAGGGACCGCCACCCGGGTGCTGTCCGAGAGTTTCGGCGGCCTGGCCACCCGCCCGGACACCATCGACATCGAATTGCGGGCCTCCTGGACACCCGAGGGCCCGGACAGCACCGATCATCTGGAGGCCTGGGCGGACATGGTCTGTGCCTTCGCCGGGCTGCCGCCGGTCCCGGACGGTGTCACACCCTTGCCGCGCATCAGGAGGAACTGA
- a CDS encoding PLDc N-terminal domain-containing protein, producing the protein MEILLWIVVIAVVGMLVWSLVSLSHSPLDPGRRIPWAFLMFLLPVLGPAVWLWWRFYYYPRRKAEQPSWDPNSREVIVNPPRRPNAGN; encoded by the coding sequence GTGGAGATCCTGCTCTGGATCGTGGTCATCGCCGTGGTAGGGATGCTGGTGTGGTCCCTGGTCTCCCTGTCCCACTCTCCCCTGGACCCGGGGCGGCGCATCCCGTGGGCCTTCTTGATGTTCCTGCTGCCCGTGCTGGGACCGGCGGTGTGGCTGTGGTGGCGGTTCTACTACTACCCGCGGCGCAAGGCCGAGCAGCCATCCTGGGACCCCAACAGCCGCGAGGTCATCGTCAACCCACCGCGGCGTCCGAACGCGGGGAACTAG
- a CDS encoding 3-hydroxyacyl-CoA dehydrogenase NAD-binding domain-containing protein translates to MSEPVVPTSTTDANGDRFAPYRGLAARFPDEILTRATVTDVALPDGAGTLALLVLDNDAGPRRPTTLGPNSLIGIGQVLEAQAERAHRGEIAAVAVTGKAGFLVAGADLGAINRLTDPQDGVLLGRLGHEVYNGLSDFPVPSFAFINGVALGGGLEIALAANYRTVSSAAKGLGLPEAFIGLVPGWGGVWKTPRLTGPKDALTVMIKNPLANNRNIDGRTAHRIGLADVIFDPATDPADTAVFIEASTAWAARILTGDAATVAALEQQRDRDHSDRAWDEAIAEGQAIVAAKTGGYVPAPAKVVELFAAGRHWTRDESAAAEADALGELMLTPEFAHTVYAFLDVVQKRSKKPAGAPSPELARPVRKVGVVGAGLMAGQLALVFAQRLQVPVVMTDVDQARVDRGLGHVHGQVDALVAKGRLPAGHGEALKSLVTGSVAKDVYADADLVIEAVFEEMGVKKAVLAEVEAVVTPECILATNTSSLSVTEMASGLEHPERLVGFHFFNPVAVMPLVEIVRGPATTDPVLATAFATARGLGKTAVLVQDAAAFVVNRILLRMMGEVQHSFDQGTEATVADHALDPMALPMTPFTLLSMVGIPVAQHVTESLNSAFGDERFPVSKNLQSLIDAGIPSLWARQGEDQDHGQEVIPAETRAVLEFGDSPETAEELLARVQDALAQEIGLMLDEGVVADAEDIDLCMILGAGWPMHLGGITPYLDQVGASERVNGRRFHA, encoded by the coding sequence ATGTCCGAGCCAGTCGTCCCGACGTCCACCACCGACGCGAACGGAGACCGGTTCGCGCCGTACCGCGGCCTCGCCGCACGATTCCCGGACGAAATCCTCACGCGGGCCACGGTGACGGATGTCGCCCTCCCCGACGGCGCCGGGACCCTGGCGCTCCTGGTCCTGGACAATGACGCCGGCCCCCGGCGCCCCACGACCCTGGGCCCGAATTCCCTGATCGGGATCGGCCAGGTGCTCGAGGCCCAGGCCGAACGCGCACACCGCGGCGAGATCGCCGCCGTCGCCGTCACGGGCAAGGCCGGCTTCCTGGTCGCCGGTGCTGACCTGGGGGCCATCAACCGGCTCACCGACCCGCAGGACGGCGTCCTGCTGGGCCGGCTCGGGCACGAGGTCTACAACGGCCTGTCAGACTTCCCGGTGCCCTCCTTCGCGTTCATCAACGGCGTGGCGCTCGGTGGCGGTCTGGAGATCGCTCTGGCGGCCAATTACCGGACCGTCTCCTCCGCCGCAAAGGGCCTGGGCCTGCCGGAGGCCTTCATCGGCCTGGTACCCGGCTGGGGCGGCGTGTGGAAGACCCCGCGGCTCACCGGCCCGAAGGACGCCCTGACGGTGATGATCAAGAACCCGCTGGCGAACAACCGCAACATTGACGGCCGCACCGCCCACCGCATCGGCCTGGCGGACGTGATCTTCGATCCCGCCACCGATCCTGCCGACACGGCCGTGTTCATCGAGGCCTCGACGGCCTGGGCGGCCCGGATCCTGACCGGGGATGCCGCCACCGTGGCCGCGTTGGAGCAGCAGCGGGACCGCGACCACTCCGACCGGGCCTGGGACGAGGCCATCGCCGAGGGCCAGGCGATCGTGGCCGCCAAGACCGGCGGATACGTGCCGGCACCGGCGAAGGTCGTGGAGCTCTTCGCCGCCGGCCGTCACTGGACCCGGGACGAATCGGCCGCCGCCGAGGCCGACGCGCTGGGTGAGCTGATGCTGACCCCCGAGTTCGCCCACACCGTCTACGCCTTCCTGGACGTGGTCCAGAAGCGCTCCAAGAAGCCGGCTGGCGCCCCCTCCCCCGAACTGGCCCGTCCGGTCCGGAAGGTCGGGGTGGTGGGGGCCGGTCTCATGGCCGGCCAACTGGCGCTGGTCTTCGCGCAGAGGCTGCAGGTCCCGGTGGTCATGACGGATGTCGACCAGGCTCGCGTGGACCGCGGACTCGGCCACGTGCACGGGCAGGTGGACGCGCTGGTGGCCAAGGGCAGGCTGCCCGCCGGCCACGGGGAGGCGCTGAAGTCCCTGGTGACCGGCTCCGTTGCCAAGGACGTCTACGCCGATGCCGACCTGGTGATCGAGGCCGTCTTCGAGGAGATGGGCGTCAAGAAGGCGGTGCTGGCCGAGGTCGAGGCCGTCGTCACCCCTGAATGCATCCTGGCCACCAACACCTCCTCCCTGTCCGTGACCGAGATGGCCTCCGGACTGGAGCATCCCGAGCGGCTGGTCGGCTTCCACTTCTTCAACCCCGTGGCCGTGATGCCCCTGGTGGAGATCGTCCGCGGGCCAGCCACCACTGACCCGGTACTGGCCACCGCCTTCGCCACCGCCCGGGGTCTGGGCAAGACCGCCGTGCTGGTGCAGGATGCCGCCGCCTTCGTGGTCAACCGCATCCTGCTGCGGATGATGGGCGAGGTCCAGCACTCCTTCGACCAGGGCACGGAGGCCACTGTGGCGGACCACGCCCTGGATCCGATGGCCCTGCCGATGACGCCGTTCACCCTGCTCTCCATGGTGGGCATCCCGGTGGCCCAGCATGTCACTGAGTCCCTCAACTCCGCCTTCGGGGACGAGCGGTTCCCGGTGTCGAAGAACCTGCAGTCGCTCATCGATGCCGGCATCCCGTCCCTATGGGCGCGTCAGGGGGAAGACCAGGATCACGGCCAGGAGGTCATCCCCGCCGAGACCCGGGCGGTCCTGGAGTTCGGCGACTCCCCCGAGACCGCGGAGGAGCTGCTGGCCCGCGTCCAGGACGCGCTGGCCCAGGAGATCGGCCTCATGCTGGACGAGGGGGTCGTGGCGGATGCCGAGGATATCGACCTGTGCATGATCCTCGGCGCCGGCTGGCCCATGCACCTGGGCGGCATCACCCCGTACCTCGACCAGGTGGGGGCCTCGGAGCGGGTCAACGGACGGCGGTTCCACGCCTGA
- a CDS encoding aldo/keto reductase, producing MEHRRLGRSGLAVSVVGLGCNNLGRPGTVTEGQEGTDAVVHAALDAGVTLFDVADTYGASPGLSEERLGRALGARREEIVLATKFGMDMGGVNGNDFGARGSRRYIVKAVEASLRRLGTDWIDLYQFHTPDDATPIEETLSALDDLVRSGKVRYIGHSNRAGWQIAEAEFVARELGTETFISAQNHYNLLDRRAELEVLPAARAFGLGVLPYFPLANGLLTGKYSSGRAPEGSRLTHSRQQLVADADLDQLARYGDFARERGLSEVDLAFSWLAAQEPVTSVIAGATRPEQVRQNAEAIRWVPTAAERAELDEIFPAAAKIALF from the coding sequence ATGGAACACCGCCGTCTCGGGCGCTCCGGCCTGGCCGTCTCCGTCGTCGGGCTGGGGTGCAACAACCTCGGCCGCCCCGGCACCGTGACGGAGGGCCAGGAGGGGACGGACGCGGTCGTGCACGCGGCCCTGGACGCCGGGGTGACGTTGTTCGACGTGGCGGACACCTACGGGGCGAGCCCCGGCTTGAGCGAGGAGCGGCTGGGCCGGGCCCTGGGCGCCCGGCGTGAGGAGATCGTCCTGGCCACCAAGTTCGGCATGGACATGGGTGGCGTCAACGGCAACGACTTCGGGGCCCGCGGCTCGCGCCGGTACATCGTCAAGGCCGTGGAGGCCTCGCTGCGGCGGCTGGGCACGGACTGGATCGACCTGTACCAGTTCCACACCCCGGATGACGCGACGCCGATCGAGGAGACCCTCTCCGCCCTGGACGACCTGGTGCGCTCGGGCAAGGTGCGGTACATCGGTCATTCCAACCGGGCCGGATGGCAGATCGCCGAGGCCGAGTTCGTGGCCCGCGAGCTCGGGACCGAGACGTTCATCTCCGCCCAGAACCACTACAACCTGCTGGACCGCCGGGCCGAGCTCGAGGTCCTGCCCGCGGCGAGGGCCTTCGGGCTCGGGGTGCTGCCGTACTTCCCGCTGGCCAACGGACTGCTCACGGGCAAGTACTCCTCCGGCAGGGCGCCCGAGGGCTCGAGGCTGACGCACAGCCGCCAGCAACTGGTCGCGGACGCGGACCTGGACCAGCTCGCGCGGTACGGTGACTTCGCCCGGGAACGGGGCCTCTCCGAGGTGGACCTGGCCTTCTCCTGGCTGGCCGCCCAGGAGCCGGTCACCTCCGTGATCGCCGGGGCCACCCGGCCGGAGCAGGTCCGCCAGAACGCCGAGGCCATCCGCTGGGTGCCCACAGCCGCCGAGCGCGCCGAGCTGGATGAGATCTTCCCGGCCGCCGCGAAGATCGCCCTGTTCTAG
- a CDS encoding HRDC domain-containing protein, with protein sequence MSHPCRASGGTDITADTSATPEEDLTEATAPEPPRLLTEPAGGIPFVTNSRQELERCARLLKAGTGPVAVDAERASGFRYGQRAFLVQIKREGAGIWLIDPEAFEDLNIIQDSLSGVEWILHAASQDLPCLSELGMWPDRLFDTELAGRLLGLPRVGLASVLEQLLGVTLAKEHSAADWSKRPLPEDWMRYAALDVELLVELRAAMIMMLTEAGKLDWANQEFEAIRKAPLPGPRKDPWRRTSGMHRLRKPEQLAVVRELWETREALAQNRDVAPGRLIPDAAIVAAAASQPTTVPALLKTQGFHGRAAAKEGPRWIRAIQAGQAAAQSRAGLPPLHLPNDGPPPPRAWRDRNPLADRRLKTAKAWVGNRADELQLPTENLLTPDTLRRLCWTPPETIDLDSVSAALAGLGARPWQVTAVAPIVTVALLDPDPA encoded by the coding sequence GTGTCACACCCTTGCCGCGCATCAGGAGGAACTGACATCACTGCGGACACCAGCGCCACCCCGGAAGAGGACCTGACGGAGGCCACCGCCCCCGAACCGCCCCGGCTCCTCACTGAGCCGGCCGGCGGCATCCCCTTCGTCACGAACTCCCGGCAGGAACTGGAGCGGTGTGCTCGGCTCCTGAAGGCCGGTACCGGTCCCGTGGCCGTGGACGCCGAGCGGGCCTCCGGCTTCCGCTACGGCCAGCGGGCCTTCCTGGTCCAGATCAAGCGCGAGGGTGCCGGGATCTGGCTCATCGACCCCGAGGCCTTCGAAGACCTGAACATCATCCAGGACTCCCTGAGCGGGGTCGAGTGGATCCTGCACGCGGCCAGCCAGGACCTGCCCTGCCTCTCCGAGCTGGGAATGTGGCCGGATCGGTTGTTCGACACCGAGCTGGCCGGGCGTCTGCTCGGACTCCCCCGCGTGGGGCTCGCCTCCGTCCTGGAACAGCTCCTCGGTGTCACCCTGGCCAAGGAGCACTCTGCCGCGGACTGGTCCAAGCGGCCGCTGCCGGAGGACTGGATGCGGTACGCCGCCCTGGACGTGGAGCTGCTGGTCGAGCTGCGCGCCGCGATGATCATGATGCTGACCGAGGCCGGCAAGCTGGACTGGGCGAACCAGGAGTTCGAGGCGATCCGCAAGGCTCCGCTGCCCGGCCCGCGCAAGGATCCCTGGCGCCGTACCTCGGGCATGCACCGATTGCGCAAACCGGAACAGCTCGCCGTGGTGCGGGAGCTCTGGGAGACCCGGGAGGCCCTGGCCCAGAACCGGGATGTGGCACCCGGACGCCTGATCCCGGACGCGGCGATCGTGGCTGCCGCCGCCAGCCAGCCGACCACCGTGCCCGCCCTGCTGAAGACGCAGGGCTTCCACGGCCGTGCCGCCGCCAAGGAGGGCCCCCGCTGGATCCGGGCCATCCAGGCCGGGCAGGCCGCCGCGCAGAGCAGGGCCGGGCTGCCCCCGCTGCACCTGCCGAATGACGGCCCGCCCCCACCGCGCGCCTGGCGGGATCGCAACCCCTTGGCCGACCGCCGGCTGAAGACCGCGAAGGCCTGGGTCGGCAACCGAGCCGACGAGCTGCAGCTGCCCACGGAGAATCTGCTGACGCCGGATACCCTGCGGCGGCTGTGCTGGACGCCTCCGGAGACGATCGACCTGGACTCGGTCTCGGCCGCCCTGGCCGGACTCGGCGCCCGTCCGTGGCAGGTGACTGCCGTGGCACCGATCGTGACGGTGGCACTGCTGGATCCCGACCCAGCCTGA
- a CDS encoding ubiquinol-cytochrome c reductase iron-sulfur subunit: MTSAPHSSTGSTGPQDQHDAGAPCGGCGPSRRSFLERGALLGAVGMVGTVGLTACTDEIRAEDNAPSHHVGGSPTPAIDLADLPVGGMTSVMVEGRTLLISRPAEDEVHAFSAVCTHQGCTVAPATENGEEVFACPCHGSHFDVATGAPYGGPAQKPLTAYTATVDGDQVLVTL; the protein is encoded by the coding sequence ATGACTTCCGCTCCCCACTCCTCCACCGGATCCACCGGACCGCAGGACCAGCACGACGCCGGCGCCCCCTGCGGCGGCTGCGGCCCCTCCCGCAGGTCCTTCCTGGAACGCGGCGCGCTGCTCGGCGCGGTGGGGATGGTCGGCACCGTCGGACTGACGGCGTGCACGGACGAGATCCGCGCCGAGGACAACGCTCCCTCTCACCACGTGGGCGGTTCCCCGACCCCGGCCATCGACCTGGCGGACCTGCCCGTCGGCGGGATGACCAGCGTCATGGTCGAGGGCCGGACCCTGTTGATCAGCAGGCCGGCGGAGGACGAGGTGCATGCCTTCTCGGCCGTCTGCACGCACCAGGGCTGCACCGTGGCCCCCGCCACGGAGAACGGCGAGGAGGTGTTCGCCTGCCCGTGCCACGGTTCGCACTTCGACGTGGCCACCGGAGCCCCCTACGGCGGACCGGCACAGAAGCCGCTGACCGCATACACGGCCACCGTGGACGGTGACCAGGTCCTCGTGACGCTGTAG
- the dxs gene encoding 1-deoxy-D-xylulose-5-phosphate synthase yields the protein MGLLETIHTPQDLTRLTGGQLRQLAEEIRSFLIANVSRTGGHLGPNLGVVELTLAIHRVFDSPRDAVIFDTGHQSYVHKLVTGRQDFSTLRQEGGLSGYGDRGESVHDVVESSHASSSLSWADGISRAWALRGDGDRSVVAVIGDGALTGGMAWEAINNIAADRNRRVVIVVNDNGRSYAPTVGGLANQLSGLRRAFLDKLRTHRSYEDTLDFWKSRLQTSGTAGRFVYKSLHATKKGIKDWWAPQGLFEDLGMKYIGPINGHDQAELEEALADAKNYAGPVIVHAMTEKGHGYAPAVAHQDDQFHAIGRIDPETGEPVASSSGPSWTSVFGQEICAIADEREDIVAITAAMKIPVGLGLMAEKHPQRVYDVGIAEQHAVTSAAGMAFGGLHPVVAVYATFLNRAFDQVLMDVGLHRAGVTFVLDRAGVTGPDGPSHHGMWDLALLQSVPTLRIAAPRDAQRLREELREAVSVEDAPTVVRFSKGSVGPEIAALERLADGVDLLVRLGGASEEPGAERDVLIVAVGTMAELGLDVAARLADQGISATVIDPRWVLPVQESVIEMASRHRIVVCIEDGVKAGGVGSRIRQEMRARGVDTALNEVGLPVEFLAHASRDQVLERTGLTARRIAQDTVAQVLGTKVPFARPLTGQMSQVRAAGDTGGKDVNTGQIPSTEGNS from the coding sequence GTGGGCCTTCTCGAAACGATCCATACCCCGCAGGACCTCACCCGCCTCACCGGTGGTCAGCTGCGGCAGTTGGCCGAGGAGATCCGCAGCTTCCTCATCGCCAACGTCTCCCGCACCGGCGGCCACCTCGGCCCCAATCTCGGTGTGGTCGAGCTGACCCTGGCGATCCACCGGGTCTTCGACTCGCCCCGGGACGCCGTCATCTTCGACACCGGGCACCAGTCCTACGTGCACAAGCTCGTCACCGGTCGCCAGGACTTCTCCACGCTGCGTCAGGAGGGCGGGCTCTCCGGCTACGGGGACCGCGGCGAGTCCGTGCATGACGTGGTGGAGTCTTCCCACGCCTCCTCGTCCCTGTCCTGGGCGGACGGGATCTCCCGCGCCTGGGCACTGCGCGGGGACGGGGACCGCTCCGTGGTGGCCGTGATCGGCGATGGTGCCCTGACGGGCGGCATGGCCTGGGAGGCCATCAACAACATCGCCGCGGACCGTAACCGGCGCGTCGTGATCGTGGTCAATGACAACGGACGCTCCTACGCGCCGACCGTCGGCGGGCTCGCCAACCAGCTCTCGGGGCTGCGCAGGGCCTTCCTGGACAAGCTCCGCACCCACCGCAGCTACGAGGACACCCTCGACTTCTGGAAGTCCCGGCTGCAGACCTCCGGGACGGCCGGGCGGTTCGTGTACAAGTCCCTGCATGCCACGAAGAAGGGCATCAAGGACTGGTGGGCTCCCCAGGGCCTGTTCGAGGACCTGGGGATGAAGTACATCGGCCCCATCAACGGACATGACCAGGCAGAGCTCGAGGAGGCGCTGGCGGACGCCAAGAACTACGCCGGCCCCGTGATCGTGCATGCCATGACCGAGAAGGGGCACGGCTACGCCCCGGCGGTGGCCCACCAGGATGACCAGTTCCACGCCATCGGCAGGATCGACCCGGAGACGGGCGAGCCGGTGGCCTCCAGCTCCGGCCCCTCGTGGACGTCCGTGTTCGGCCAGGAGATCTGCGCGATCGCGGACGAGCGCGAGGACATCGTGGCCATCACCGCGGCCATGAAGATCCCCGTCGGTCTGGGGCTCATGGCCGAGAAGCATCCGCAGCGCGTCTACGACGTCGGGATCGCCGAGCAGCATGCTGTCACCTCGGCCGCCGGCATGGCCTTCGGCGGACTGCATCCCGTGGTCGCCGTGTACGCCACCTTCCTCAACCGTGCCTTCGACCAGGTCCTGATGGACGTCGGCCTGCACCGGGCCGGGGTCACGTTCGTCCTGGACCGGGCCGGCGTCACCGGGCCGGACGGGCCCAGCCACCACGGCATGTGGGACCTGGCCCTGCTGCAGTCCGTGCCCACCCTGCGCATCGCCGCACCCCGGGATGCCCAGCGGCTCCGGGAGGAACTGCGGGAGGCCGTCTCCGTGGAGGATGCGCCCACGGTCGTGCGGTTCTCGAAGGGGTCCGTGGGGCCGGAGATCGCCGCGCTGGAACGGCTCGCGGACGGCGTGGACCTGCTGGTCCGCCTCGGAGGCGCCTCCGAGGAGCCAGGGGCGGAACGCGATGTCCTGATCGTCGCCGTCGGGACCATGGCCGAGCTGGGCTTGGACGTGGCCGCCCGGTTGGCCGACCAGGGTATCTCCGCCACCGTCATCGACCCACGGTGGGTGCTTCCCGTGCAGGAATCCGTGATCGAGATGGCCTCCCGCCACCGAATCGTCGTCTGCATCGAGGACGGGGTGAAGGCCGGGGGCGTCGGCTCGCGGATCCGCCAGGAGATGCGCGCCCGCGGCGTGGACACGGCGCTCAACGAGGTCGGACTGCCGGTGGAGTTCCTGGCCCACGCCTCCCGGGACCAGGTGCTTGAGCGCACCGGCCTGACGGCACGGCGCATCGCCCAGGACACGGTGGCCCAGGTTCTCGGCACGAAGGTGCCGTTTGCGCGGCCGCTGACGGGTCAGATGAGTCAGGTCCGGGCGGCCGGGGACACTGGCGGCAAGGATGTCAACACGGGCCAGATCCCGTCAACGGAGGGCAACTCTTGA